One Primulina huaijiensis isolate GDHJ02 chromosome 5, ASM1229523v2, whole genome shotgun sequence DNA segment encodes these proteins:
- the LOC140977147 gene encoding ASI1-immunoprecipitated protein 2-like isoform X3 encodes MSKPKERTLQDICHASSTPPQPKVASQIQKGFDCFSDRSQNVDYRGKSGKCDMCSAPCSSCFHMNQVHMKSTEESAGETCAENIVADNEMSTVDTMISTSDSSENAVCKAFSRTSDASASNEMVVHSKFEAQKISDDCLSCDSGINEATQVFTFHNRKVDNTNLPWSSVFTSRAPVHGYGYTIDCQALSEHGNNKSEVEHSTANHSRLSKIIGEFYHELPSGGLPMGLSSRHPGFSETLDSKSTDHGTDLLMVKDTSTSKYSLCDRNLRDMEKDKCSARHGALSEVSSGHLNYLLTGDVVTDICADLPANALNSAEKNVDAGVDIHLVDDTDDSDMVEQDVKVCDICGDAGREDLLAICCRCIDGAEHTYCMREMMAKVPEGDWLCEECKSREQTRGQRRDKIGRVDGNEKNNSFGRSISEHVNSVDVEGNRSRSSVKIPDKRQRDDVDAEVSSIMKKPAVESMVRLPKSSWSDKAATLSRENSLKNLDKERVQSSHDGLSSDAASVNDNPKLARSASDMRVHNFKGVFSRSNSFTFVNSKPKVKLVDQVLWRQKSVKKVSLHQIKNGGIRPMDKSMLFKEKNSIGFESKTKMLSPRVSHIQDIKNSKQRNTFERQSSFKSKHAPTNSIIHTSMGHVSRSDTPTNYFETRSVQPDGKSAALSRSYSLSSRNISDLPSSLGEFKRPALYGRNAHGVLSTKIVNNIDKNSNQSNSKADTSSCSGVSERSSFNADEDQHDGSSRPRESSNSVEPFREQSGSCSRPSYVNSSWDKNNNLKTAIQAAMLRKPGVYQKYRPDDASMTNMGCDIASKDHLSSSAVRRIESSAAGVADKYTLSQNLSTETPGWEQLNNTKHFPSEPVKASSGGDDTQILLERIPSLRDMLNNDAAAMALFSKSLAIPKHEYIWQGSFDIYRSGKMFVSWDGIQAHLSISTSPKAVDAVKNFKNRILLYEVPRLSTWPIQFQERGVVEDNIALFFFAKDLESYNKIYKVWLENIMKNDLALKGNVNGVELLIFPSNQLLENSQRWNMLFFLWGVFRGKMESHLEHMPENRCSLSPRARDLPACGALSPDPKLHASVEFCSLSSYGASDGDCDARVSSVDCLDGGPNSSSSTAARSFSAKQCRELRDTCPMNLHVASGSHEVENQHHEACNETVIPEHSENAGRHFFPMEQSRPWEARSSEQNVLHDRLLDLELALGAAERKQKTRATQPEEYILDEAALKEEDDVPSALSLSLSYRLAKEE; translated from the exons ATGAGCAAGCCCAAGGAGCGCACTCTGCAAGACATCTGCCATGCCTCTTCGACTCCTCCTCAGCCCAAG gTGGCGTCTCAAATTCAGAAAGGATTTGACTGTTTTTCAGATAGAAGTCAAAATGTTGACTACAGGGGGAAATCCGGGAAGTGCGACATGTGCTCTGCTCCTTGCTCATCTTGCTTTCATATGAATCAAGTTCACATGAAGTCAACGGAAGAGTCTGCTGGAGAAACCTGTGCAGAAAACATTGTAGCTGACAACGAAATGAGCACTGTGGACACTATGATCTCAACTTCTGATTCCTCTGAAAATGCTGTATGTAAAGCATTCTCAAGGACTTCTGATGCATCTGCGTCTAATGAAATGGTGGTGCATTCAAAATTTGAGGCTCAAAAAATTTCAGATGATTGTTTGTCATGTGACAGCGGCATTAATGAAGCCACCCAAGTGTTCACTTTTCACAACAGAAAAGTAGACAACACAAATCTACCCTGGTCTTCAGTATTCACCAGTCGTGCACCTGTTCACGGGTATGGATATACAATTGATTGTCAGGCCCTCTCCGAACATGGAAATAATAAATCTGAAGTCGAACATTCTACAGCAAATCATAGTAGACTAAGCAAAATTATCGGAGAATTTTACCATGAATTGCCCTCTGGTGGTTTGCCAATGGGATTATCTTCACGACATCCAGGTTTTTCTGAGACTCTTGACTCAAAAAGCACGGATCATGGCACTGACTTACTGATGGTAAAGGATACTTCGACTTCAAAATATTCATTATGTGATAGAAACCTGAGGGACATGGAAAAAGATAAATGTTCTGCACGACATGGGGCACTTTCAGAGGTCTCTAGCGGACACCTGAATTATTTACTGACTGGAGATGTGGTGACTGATATTTGCGCTGATCTGCCTGCTAATGCTCTTAATTCTGCCGAGAAGAATGTGGATGCGGGGGTGGATATCCATCTTGTTGATGATACTGATGACTCTGATATGGTGGAGCAGGAT GTTAAAGTATGTGACATCTGTGGAGATGCAGGTCGGGAAGATTTGCTTGCTATATGTTGTAGGTGTATTGATGGTGCAGAACATAC TTATTGCATGCGAGAAATGATGGCTAAAGTCCCTGAAGGTGACTGGCTGTGTGAAGAATGCAAATCCAGGGAGCAGACGAGAGGTCAGAGGAGAGATAAAATTGGAAGGGTAGATGGTAACGAGAAAAATAACTCCTTTGGTCGATCAATTAGCGAACATGTAAATAGTGTTGATGTGGAGGGAAATAGAAGTAGAAGCAGTGTGAAAATTCCAGACAAAAGGCAAAGAGATGACGTTGATGCTGAAGTTTCTTCTATCATGAAGAAGCCGGCTGTTGAATCGATGGTTAGATTGCCAAAGTCCTCTTGGTCCGACAAAGCAGCTACCCTTTCTCGTGAAAATTCCTTAAAGAACCTGGACAAGGAAAGAGTGCAATCTTCTCACGATGGTCTGTCTTCTGATGCTGCCTCAGTTAACGATAATCCAAAGTTAGCACGGTCTGCTTCGGATATGCGAGTACATAATTTTAAAG GTGTTTTCTCTAGGTCTAATTCATTTACTTTTGTAAATTCAAAGCCAAAGGTCAAGCTCGTAGATCAAGTTCTTTGGCGGCAGAAATCAGTAAAGAAAGTTTCCCTTCATCAAATTAAGAATGGCGGTATCCGACCCATGGACAAATCTATGTtgttcaaagaaaaaaattcaattggttttgaatcaaaaacaaaaatgctATCTCCTAGAGTGTCTCACATACAGgatattaaaaattcaaaacagcGGAACACATTTGAACGGCAGAGCTCTTTCAAATCAAAACATGCACCAACTAATTCAATTATACATACTTCAATGGGTCATGTCTCGAGAAGTGACACCCCAACTAATTACTTTGAGACAAGGTCTGTGCAACCTGATGGTAAATCGGCTGCATTATCGAGATCATATAGCCTTTCATCTCGAAATATTTCTGATTTACCCAGTTCTTTAG GTGAATTTAAGAGGCCAGCGTTGTATGGGCGTAATGCGCACGGGGTTTTATCTACCAAGATAGTTAATAACATTGATAAAAATTCTAATCAAAGTAACTCAAAGGCAGATACATCCTCATGCTCAGGTGTTTCTGAAAGATCATCTTTCAATGCTGATGAAGACCAACATGATGGATCGTCTAGGCCCAGAGAGTCCTCTAATTCTGTCGAACCATTTAGAGAACAATCTGGAAGTTGCTCTAGGCCGTCATATGTGAACTCTTCATGGGACAAAAACAATAACCTGAAAACTGCTATCCAGGCTGCAATGTTGAGAAAGCCTGGAGTATACCAAAAGTATAGGCCTGATGATGCATCAATGACAAATATGGGCTGCGATATAGCTTCTAAAGATCATTTATCAAGTTCTGCTGTAAGGAGAATTGAGTCTTCTGCTGCAGGGGTTGCTGATAAGTATACACTGTCACAAAATTTGTCCACGGAAACTCCTGGATGGGAACAACTCAACAATACAAAGCATTTTCCATCAGAACCTGTAAAAGCTTCTTCTGGAGGAGATGACACCCAGATATTGTTGGAAAGGATCCCTTCCTTGAGGGATATGTTAAATAATGATGCTGCAGCGATGGCGTTATTTTCGAAATCCTTGGCCATCCCTAAACATGAATATATATGGCA AGGAAGTTTTGATATTTACCGAAGTGGTAAAATGTTTGTCTCCTGGGATGGAATCCAAGCCCACTTGTCTATAAGTACATCACCTAAAGCTGTGGATGCAGTAAAGAACTTTAAAAACAGAATTCTTCTGTATGAAGTGCCTCGCTTGAGCACGTGGCCTATTCAGTTTCAGGAACGTGGGGTTGTAGAGGATAACATAGCCCTTTTCTTTTTTGCCAAAGATCTTGAGAG TTACAACAAGATCTACAAAGTTTGGCTGGAGAATATAATGAAGAATGACCTCGCTCTCAAAGGGAATGTAAATGGTGTTGAGCTCCTAATATTTCCTTCCAATCAGCTTCTAGAAAATTCCCAGC GGTGGAATATGTTATTCTTCTTATGGGGTGTGTTCAGAGGAAAGATGGAAAGTCACTTGGAACATATGCCTGAGAATAGGTGTTCACTTAGTCCTCGTGCTCGAGATTTACCTGCATGTGGTGCTCTATCCCCTGATCCTAAGCTGCATGCTTCCGTAGAGTTTTGTAGTTTATCGTCGTATGGAGCGAGCGACGGAGATTGTGATGCCAGAGTATCTTCTGTTGATTGTTTGGATGGTGGACCGAATTCCAGTTCCTCTACTGCAGCAAGAAGTTTTAGTGCAAAACAATGTCGAGAACTCAGGGATACTTGTCCG ATGAATCTTCATGTTGCTTCTGGCTCCCATGAAGTGGAGAATCAACACCATGAAGCTTGTAATGAGACAGTCATACCAGAGCATTCAGAAAATGCCGGAAGACATTTCTTCCCTATGGAGCAATCCAGGCCTTGGGAAGCACGTTCGTCAGAACAAAACGTGCTTCATGATAGATTACTGGATCTGGAGCTTGCTTTAGGGGCCGCCGAAAGAAAACAAAAGACTCGAGCCACGCAACCAGAGGAGTATATTCTTGATGAAGCAGCACTCAAAGAAGAGGATGATGTACCATCAGCTCTGTCCCTTTCACTTTCATATAGACTTGCCAAGGAGGAATGA
- the LOC140977147 gene encoding protein PARALOG OF AIPP2-like isoform X2, whose protein sequence is MSKPKERTLQDICHASSTPPQPKVASQIQKGFDCFSDRSQNVDYRGKSGKCDMCSAPCSSCFHMNQVHMKSTEESAGETCAENIVADNEMSTVDTMISTSDSSENAVCKAFSRTSDASASNEMVVHSKFEAQKISDDCLSCDSGINEATQVFTFHNRKVDNTNLPWSSVFTSRAPVHGYGYTIDCQALSEHGNNKSEVEHSTANHSRLSKIIGEFYHELPSGGLPMGLSSRHPGFSETLDSKSTDHGTDLLMVKDTSTSKYSLCDRNLRDMEKDKCSARHGALSEVSSGHLNYLLTGDVVTDICADLPANALNSAEKNVDAGVDIHLVDDTDDSDMVEQDVKVCDICGDAGREDLLAICCRCIDGAEHTYCMREMMAKVPEGDWLCEECKSREQTRGQRRDKIGRVDGNEKNNSFGRSISEHVNSVDVEGNRSRSSVKIPDKRQRDDVDAEVSSIMKKPAVESMVRLPKSSWSDKAATLSRENSLKNLDKERVQSSHDGLSSDAASVNDNPKLARSASDMRVHNFKGVFSRSNSFTFVNSKPKVKLVDQVLWRQKSVKKVSLHQIKNGGIRPMDKSMLFKEKNSIGFESKTKMLSPRVSHIQDIKNSKQRNTFERQSSFKSKHAPTNSIIHTSMGHVSRSDTPTNYFETRSVQPDGKSAALSRSYSLSSRNISDLPSSLGEFKRPALYGRNAHGVLSTKIVNNIDKNSNQSNSKADTSSCSGVSERSSFNADEDQHDGSSRPRESSNSVEPFREQSGSCSRPSYVNSSWDKNNNLKTAIQAAMLRKPGVYQKYRPDDASMTNMGCDIASKDHLSSSAVRRIESSAAGVADKYTLSQNLSTETPGWEQLNNTKHFPSEPVKASSGGDDTQILLERIPSLRDMLNNDAAAMALFSKSLAIPKHEYIWQGSFDIYRSGKMFVSWDGIQAHLSISTSPKAVDAVKNFKNRILLYEVPRLSTWPIQFQERGVVEDNIALFFFAKDLESYNKIYKVWLENIMKNDLALKGNVNGVELLIFPSNQLLENSQRWNMLFFLWGVFRGKMESHLEHMPENRCSLSPRARDLPACGALSPDPKLHASVEFCSLSSYGASDGDCDARVSSVDCLDGGPNSSSSTAARSFSAKQCRELRDTCPEKGINSSSEPLQEKGLEEATVLDKFRVDAKYDAERNQLYRALGKMNLHVASGSHEVENQHHEACNETVIPEHSENAGRHFFPMEQSRPWEARSSEQNVLHDRLLDLELALGAAERKQKTRATQPEEYILDEAALKEEDDVPSALSLSLSYRLAKEE, encoded by the exons ATGAGCAAGCCCAAGGAGCGCACTCTGCAAGACATCTGCCATGCCTCTTCGACTCCTCCTCAGCCCAAG gTGGCGTCTCAAATTCAGAAAGGATTTGACTGTTTTTCAGATAGAAGTCAAAATGTTGACTACAGGGGGAAATCCGGGAAGTGCGACATGTGCTCTGCTCCTTGCTCATCTTGCTTTCATATGAATCAAGTTCACATGAAGTCAACGGAAGAGTCTGCTGGAGAAACCTGTGCAGAAAACATTGTAGCTGACAACGAAATGAGCACTGTGGACACTATGATCTCAACTTCTGATTCCTCTGAAAATGCTGTATGTAAAGCATTCTCAAGGACTTCTGATGCATCTGCGTCTAATGAAATGGTGGTGCATTCAAAATTTGAGGCTCAAAAAATTTCAGATGATTGTTTGTCATGTGACAGCGGCATTAATGAAGCCACCCAAGTGTTCACTTTTCACAACAGAAAAGTAGACAACACAAATCTACCCTGGTCTTCAGTATTCACCAGTCGTGCACCTGTTCACGGGTATGGATATACAATTGATTGTCAGGCCCTCTCCGAACATGGAAATAATAAATCTGAAGTCGAACATTCTACAGCAAATCATAGTAGACTAAGCAAAATTATCGGAGAATTTTACCATGAATTGCCCTCTGGTGGTTTGCCAATGGGATTATCTTCACGACATCCAGGTTTTTCTGAGACTCTTGACTCAAAAAGCACGGATCATGGCACTGACTTACTGATGGTAAAGGATACTTCGACTTCAAAATATTCATTATGTGATAGAAACCTGAGGGACATGGAAAAAGATAAATGTTCTGCACGACATGGGGCACTTTCAGAGGTCTCTAGCGGACACCTGAATTATTTACTGACTGGAGATGTGGTGACTGATATTTGCGCTGATCTGCCTGCTAATGCTCTTAATTCTGCCGAGAAGAATGTGGATGCGGGGGTGGATATCCATCTTGTTGATGATACTGATGACTCTGATATGGTGGAGCAGGAT GTTAAAGTATGTGACATCTGTGGAGATGCAGGTCGGGAAGATTTGCTTGCTATATGTTGTAGGTGTATTGATGGTGCAGAACATAC TTATTGCATGCGAGAAATGATGGCTAAAGTCCCTGAAGGTGACTGGCTGTGTGAAGAATGCAAATCCAGGGAGCAGACGAGAGGTCAGAGGAGAGATAAAATTGGAAGGGTAGATGGTAACGAGAAAAATAACTCCTTTGGTCGATCAATTAGCGAACATGTAAATAGTGTTGATGTGGAGGGAAATAGAAGTAGAAGCAGTGTGAAAATTCCAGACAAAAGGCAAAGAGATGACGTTGATGCTGAAGTTTCTTCTATCATGAAGAAGCCGGCTGTTGAATCGATGGTTAGATTGCCAAAGTCCTCTTGGTCCGACAAAGCAGCTACCCTTTCTCGTGAAAATTCCTTAAAGAACCTGGACAAGGAAAGAGTGCAATCTTCTCACGATGGTCTGTCTTCTGATGCTGCCTCAGTTAACGATAATCCAAAGTTAGCACGGTCTGCTTCGGATATGCGAGTACATAATTTTAAAG GTGTTTTCTCTAGGTCTAATTCATTTACTTTTGTAAATTCAAAGCCAAAGGTCAAGCTCGTAGATCAAGTTCTTTGGCGGCAGAAATCAGTAAAGAAAGTTTCCCTTCATCAAATTAAGAATGGCGGTATCCGACCCATGGACAAATCTATGTtgttcaaagaaaaaaattcaattggttttgaatcaaaaacaaaaatgctATCTCCTAGAGTGTCTCACATACAGgatattaaaaattcaaaacagcGGAACACATTTGAACGGCAGAGCTCTTTCAAATCAAAACATGCACCAACTAATTCAATTATACATACTTCAATGGGTCATGTCTCGAGAAGTGACACCCCAACTAATTACTTTGAGACAAGGTCTGTGCAACCTGATGGTAAATCGGCTGCATTATCGAGATCATATAGCCTTTCATCTCGAAATATTTCTGATTTACCCAGTTCTTTAG GTGAATTTAAGAGGCCAGCGTTGTATGGGCGTAATGCGCACGGGGTTTTATCTACCAAGATAGTTAATAACATTGATAAAAATTCTAATCAAAGTAACTCAAAGGCAGATACATCCTCATGCTCAGGTGTTTCTGAAAGATCATCTTTCAATGCTGATGAAGACCAACATGATGGATCGTCTAGGCCCAGAGAGTCCTCTAATTCTGTCGAACCATTTAGAGAACAATCTGGAAGTTGCTCTAGGCCGTCATATGTGAACTCTTCATGGGACAAAAACAATAACCTGAAAACTGCTATCCAGGCTGCAATGTTGAGAAAGCCTGGAGTATACCAAAAGTATAGGCCTGATGATGCATCAATGACAAATATGGGCTGCGATATAGCTTCTAAAGATCATTTATCAAGTTCTGCTGTAAGGAGAATTGAGTCTTCTGCTGCAGGGGTTGCTGATAAGTATACACTGTCACAAAATTTGTCCACGGAAACTCCTGGATGGGAACAACTCAACAATACAAAGCATTTTCCATCAGAACCTGTAAAAGCTTCTTCTGGAGGAGATGACACCCAGATATTGTTGGAAAGGATCCCTTCCTTGAGGGATATGTTAAATAATGATGCTGCAGCGATGGCGTTATTTTCGAAATCCTTGGCCATCCCTAAACATGAATATATATGGCA AGGAAGTTTTGATATTTACCGAAGTGGTAAAATGTTTGTCTCCTGGGATGGAATCCAAGCCCACTTGTCTATAAGTACATCACCTAAAGCTGTGGATGCAGTAAAGAACTTTAAAAACAGAATTCTTCTGTATGAAGTGCCTCGCTTGAGCACGTGGCCTATTCAGTTTCAGGAACGTGGGGTTGTAGAGGATAACATAGCCCTTTTCTTTTTTGCCAAAGATCTTGAGAG TTACAACAAGATCTACAAAGTTTGGCTGGAGAATATAATGAAGAATGACCTCGCTCTCAAAGGGAATGTAAATGGTGTTGAGCTCCTAATATTTCCTTCCAATCAGCTTCTAGAAAATTCCCAGC GGTGGAATATGTTATTCTTCTTATGGGGTGTGTTCAGAGGAAAGATGGAAAGTCACTTGGAACATATGCCTGAGAATAGGTGTTCACTTAGTCCTCGTGCTCGAGATTTACCTGCATGTGGTGCTCTATCCCCTGATCCTAAGCTGCATGCTTCCGTAGAGTTTTGTAGTTTATCGTCGTATGGAGCGAGCGACGGAGATTGTGATGCCAGAGTATCTTCTGTTGATTGTTTGGATGGTGGACCGAATTCCAGTTCCTCTACTGCAGCAAGAAGTTTTAGTGCAAAACAATGTCGAGAACTCAGGGATACTTGTCCG GAAAAAGGCATCAATTCGAGCAGTGAACCTCTCCAGG AGAAAGGCTTAGAGGAGGCGACTGTGTTGGATAAATTCAGGGTGGATGCCAAATATGATGCAGAACGTAATCAACTGTATCGAGCACTTGGAAAG ATGAATCTTCATGTTGCTTCTGGCTCCCATGAAGTGGAGAATCAACACCATGAAGCTTGTAATGAGACAGTCATACCAGAGCATTCAGAAAATGCCGGAAGACATTTCTTCCCTATGGAGCAATCCAGGCCTTGGGAAGCACGTTCGTCAGAACAAAACGTGCTTCATGATAGATTACTGGATCTGGAGCTTGCTTTAGGGGCCGCCGAAAGAAAACAAAAGACTCGAGCCACGCAACCAGAGGAGTATATTCTTGATGAAGCAGCACTCAAAGAAGAGGATGATGTACCATCAGCTCTGTCCCTTTCACTTTCATATAGACTTGCCAAGGAGGAATGA